The following DNA comes from Plasmodium vivax scf_6689 genomic scaffold, whole genome shotgun sequence.
CGGCATCACCAGAGGAAAAATTggtatatatgaatatatatgtcatttttatgcattaCTAATCACATAAGTAGTTCGACTTGaaatagaagaaaaattctATTGTGAGAACCATATATGTGGTACTAACATGTTAACCTTTTCATGTTTATTATCAGGAGGAAGCAGCAAAAGCTGTAGAACTGCATAAAATCCACGAAGAAGAATACTTTAAAACTCTTGGAAGTTCTACCGAATTTGATAAACATTGTAATGGGATCGATACTAAAGCAGGTTCAAAATCTACAGAGGCCAAACAACTTTGTATTGATCTAGTACATcgtttagaaaaattaagtaaAGAGAATCCCCCCAAACAGAATGATTACTGCAGTTATTTACGTTTTTGGCTCTATGAAAAAATAGGTGAAATTCATACGGACAAATCTGGAAATATTGAtaatgtgccttttttcaaatatcTTATTGAACCATGGAAGAAGATGAAtagtgaaaaattaaaaagtaaatgcGCTCCGGAAGAGTTAAAAGGTGTTAAATTAAGtgagttaaaaaataggatattttcgtatatttattttaaaaatcttgaaaaaattaaaacaattagTCCTTCTAAAAATCAAGATAATTGCACTAAGTATTTAACATATCTTGAGAGTTTTAAGCCAGTACACGACAGATATAATAATGCGCAATGCGGGAGCTTATTGTTTTGGTTATCGTATGATACTGATTATTTTCGCTGTAATCCTAAGCATAAACTGACATCTCTCATGActgaattacaaaaatgcaaaattggaGATAAAGAAAATCTTAAAGCAGTTGCTCCTGGCCCCGATAAAAGTAAGGGTGTTGCAGCTGCAGCACCTGCAGGAGATCAAAAAGTTTCAGGAAGTGCAACAGAACCAAAAGCTTCAGTAGTTGTAACAAGTTCATCGAGTTCGTCAACTGCTGTAACTACATCGCCTGCAGTAAGTACACCCAAAGCAGCAACTCTGTCAACTCCAACAACAACTACAAGCACAGTAGCTGCAGCTAAACCAGTAACAACAACAAGTACAGCAGCTGCGTCAAGTCGAGTAACAACAACAACACAGGCAAAAACAAGTGCAGGCACTACAACAAATACGGTAACTACAAGTTCATCAAGTCAACGAAGATCATGGATTTGgccaagttttttttcttcatcaagTTCACCACGAACATCAGCTTTAGGAGCTTCACAAACTTCTACAAGTACATCGGGTAGCACAGTTTCAGCAAGGCAGGTGACTACAACAAGTACATCAGGTGGAAGAGGTTCGCCGGTTACAGTAACCACAGATACACGAAGTGCAGCAGGTTCAATAAGTTCAACAGGTCAAGGATTAGCACATCCATTGGCTACAGGAGTAGGAAATGGGAAATCTTTGACTTCCCCATCGCAAGGAAGTCCTGGGTACGGTCTTCAAGCAG
Coding sequences within:
- a CDS encoding variable surface protein Vir12-related (encoded by transcript PVX_183280A), producing the protein MNSEKLKSKCAPEELKGVKLSELKNRIFSYIYFKNLEKIKTISPSKNQDNCTKYLTYLESFKPVHDRYNNAQCGSLLFWLSYDTDYFRCNPKHKLTSLMTELQKCKIGDKENLKAVAPGPDKSKGVAAAAPAGDQKVSGSATEPKASVVVTSSSSSSTAVTTSPAVSTPKAATLSTPTTTTSTVAAAKPVTTTSTAAASSRVTTTTQAKTSAGTTTNTVTTSSSSQRRSWIWPSFFSSSSSPRTSALGASQTSTSTSGSTVSARQVTTTSTSGGRGSPVTVTTDTRSAAGSISSTGQGLAHPLATGVGNGKSLTSPSQGSPGYGLQAVSSNNLNIGGDSPPATITDVPGTSETLYDKLDSNTVKNIVMAAAVLGIIFFLFYYNRSSRIESSIKPKKRKNKAFEHNYYEEYEKELARYESDNESLDSLDDRYYLTYQPDQDSHY